The region ATTGCGCAAATCACTGCCTGTATTGAAGCAACGATTCCTTTCCGTCCTATTTCACCAACTGGTCAAACAGTGGGCGATCGCTTGTTTGACCGGTTGTCTCAGGTCAATGCCAACTTTGACCTGGGGTGGACTGAGGCAGATATTCATGCCATTGTGAAACGGGCAATTCGCCTAGCCAATCGAGATATTGAAAATTTTGCATACGAAGCTTCGGCTGAATTTCTGGATAATACCTGGAACCTAATGCCTGAAACAAATCATGATCTGACCAGTGCCAATGCCTACACGGTGTCCGGTTATCGGTTATCTCTGCAAAAGATGGAAGGCTTCATGAACTTCCTCAAGCCAGAACTTGTGTTTCAACGGTATCAGGATGAACCTGATCCAGAGCTTTACCAAATACTGATTTGCCGCACGCAAAAGAATCTGGAAGTAGCGCGGCTGTACTTAGGCAGTAAGCTGTTATCAATTGCTGTCATCGAGGCTTTGTCTCAGCGGATTGGGCAAGATATCCCCCTGGCAACCATGATGGGAGAATTACCAGGGCGCGGCTTAGCAGTGGCGCAGCTTGAAAATTTCTTGCCCAACATGGAAGTTTCCATTCCGCCTGCGAATGCGATCGAGCAAGAAGTCCTGGAACTCTTGGAAAAAGGTCGCACCAAGTCCTCTACGTATGATGTAAAAAATTCTCCAGTAGCAACCTTCATCATTAAATCCATTGGTTTTCCAGAAGCACGACGATTGCTCCTACAAGCCAAGGAGTTTTTCAAACGGAGCATCTCTGCAGAAGAGTTTTTAGCGCTATGCGATCGCGAAGTAGTAGACACAATTGTTCGCGCTGTGTTGCAGGTGTTTGAATACCGCAAAAATGCAATGGCAGGCCGCATAAATGCGGAAGTTAAGGTTTGAAATTGCTAGGGTTCTGTTCGAGTGAAGCAACTTTTGAGACAAGCGCTAGTTTTGGCTACAACAAATCTAGCGTTACTTGGCAACATCCCAGGCTTGAGTAGCGCGATCGCTCAATCATTGCCCCAGCCTACCAAAATCGAAATTGCTCGTCAAAGCCCAATTCGTACTGTTTCAATTACCCAACTGCCACCCGAAG is a window of Leptolyngbyaceae cyanobacterium JSC-12 DNA encoding:
- a CDS encoding hypothetical protein (IMG reference gene:2510095670) — encoded protein: MRQGSEQGFGQDYERCFDELNRAIEQLGGKADPAQISMTAELIIQTMSGPWRYFHTPEHIFEVGESGDAIEVLSALFHDLVYVQVDQVVSVNTSRYIAPFVKEIGGQLVILERWQLPNDPLFEMVSQIFGFTPGQTLLPTAGQNEFLSAVIAAKSLEHALSPAVIAQITACIEATIPFRPISPTGQTVGDRLFDRLSQVNANFDLGWTEADIHAIVKRAIRLANRDIENFAYEASAEFLDNTWNLMPETNHDLTSANAYTVSGYRLSLQKMEGFMNFLKPELVFQRYQDEPDPELYQILICRTQKNLEVARLYLGSKLLSIAVIEALSQRIGQDIPLATMMGELPGRGLAVAQLENFLPNMEVSIPPANAIEQEVLELLEKGRTKSSTYDVKNSPVATFIIKSIGFPEARRLLLQAKEFFKRSISAEEFLALCDREVVDTIVRAVLQVFEYRKNAMAGRINAEVKV